In Methanooceanicella nereidis, the following are encoded in one genomic region:
- the scmE gene encoding SynChlorMet cassette radical SAM/SPASM protein ScmE, whose translation MRTPRAIDIAVTNDCNLRCSYCSHFSSPGDVKHDLQAEEWLQFFKELNECSVMRVVLEGGEPFYRKDIFEIIEGIVKNRMRYSILTNGTLITEDIARFLSSAKRCDAVQVSIDGSNENIHDIYRGKGTFQKAINGLKCLKENGVPVTVRVTIHKENVTDLENVAKLLLEDIGIPTFSTNSASYMGLCQQNSKKIRLDTNDRMLAMNALLKLTKKYPGRIHATAGPLADAKAWMEMEKARKEGNDIQGRGYLTGCGCPFERLAVRADGVIVPCQLLSQIELGRINEDRLIDIWQRHPEMIRLRERRMIPLNNFDLCSDCEYIKYCTGNCPANTYNITGNLDHPDPDGCLRTFLRNGGKIPET comes from the coding sequence ATGAGGACGCCGAGGGCGATAGACATCGCCGTTACCAACGACTGCAACCTGCGGTGCTCTTACTGCAGCCACTTTAGCAGCCCCGGCGACGTCAAACATGATCTCCAGGCAGAAGAATGGCTACAATTTTTCAAAGAGCTCAACGAATGCTCTGTGATGAGAGTCGTACTCGAAGGCGGAGAGCCATTCTACAGAAAAGATATTTTTGAGATAATAGAAGGCATCGTTAAAAACAGGATGAGGTATTCAATACTGACGAACGGGACTTTAATAACGGAAGACATTGCCCGTTTTTTAAGCTCTGCGAAAAGATGCGACGCCGTACAGGTATCAATTGACGGCTCTAATGAAAATATCCATGATATATACCGCGGCAAAGGCACTTTCCAAAAGGCGATAAACGGGCTTAAGTGCTTAAAAGAGAATGGCGTCCCTGTCACGGTAAGGGTGACCATCCATAAAGAAAACGTCACGGACCTGGAAAACGTAGCGAAATTATTACTAGAAGACATCGGCATTCCCACGTTCTCGACCAATTCTGCATCATACATGGGACTATGCCAGCAAAACTCGAAAAAGATACGGCTCGATACGAATGACCGTATGCTGGCGATGAACGCTCTTCTAAAGCTCACAAAAAAATACCCGGGAAGAATACACGCGACAGCCGGACCGCTGGCCGACGCGAAAGCCTGGATGGAAATGGAAAAAGCACGAAAAGAGGGCAATGACATCCAGGGCAGAGGCTATCTGACAGGATGCGGATGCCCGTTCGAAAGGCTCGCGGTGCGGGCTGACGGCGTCATCGTGCCGTGCCAGCTATTGAGCCAGATCGAGCTTGGAAGGATAAACGAGGACCGGCTTATAGATATTTGGCAGCGCCATCCCGAAATGATAAGGCTGCGCGAAAGGCGCATGATACCGTTAAACAATTTTGACTTATGCAGTGATTGCGAGTATATCAAGTATTGTACCGGCAACTGTCCCGCAAATACTTATAATATCACGGGAAACCTGGACCATCCCGATCCTGATGGCTGCCTGCGCACATTCCTCAGGAATGGGGGAAAGATCCCGGAAACGTAA
- the scmD gene encoding SynChlorMet cassette protein ScmD: MIDRPIANPSIVLREEFDDWALLYDPNTGETFGLNPTGVFIWKHLDGDHTVEDVFGELTENCEGVPDSYKNDVIEFILDLENRGLVGSKA, from the coding sequence TTGATCGACAGGCCTATTGCTAACCCGTCTATCGTCCTCAGAGAAGAGTTCGACGACTGGGCATTACTTTACGATCCAAACACAGGAGAGACATTCGGGTTAAACCCTACAGGCGTTTTCATATGGAAGCATCTCGACGGCGACCACACCGTAGAAGACGTTTTCGGCGAGCTGACGGAAAACTGCGAGGGAGTTCCCGATAGTTACAAAAACGACGTGATAGAGTTCATCCTTGACCTTGAAAACAGAGGCCTTGTAGGTTCTAAAGCATGA
- a CDS encoding GxxExxY protein, with the protein MLERKYEKLPDIVETAAKYTVDSAYTIHKRLGVGLPEKTYERFMVKELRSRGFNVKTQIKIPITYEGIVYDDEYFILDLLVDDCLVVEFKSTDQIQPIHKAQLLNYLRLSGKRLGLLINFNEQNIGKGITRIIN; encoded by the coding sequence ATGTTGGAAAGAAAATACGAGAAGTTACCTGATATTGTGGAAACAGCAGCAAAATATACTGTGGATTCGGCTTATACGATCCATAAAAGGCTTGGGGTCGGGCTGCCTGAAAAGACCTACGAGAGATTCATGGTAAAAGAACTAAGAAGCAGAGGGTTCAATGTCAAGACACAGATCAAGATACCAATAACATACGAAGGTATCGTGTATGATGATGAGTATTTCATCCTGGACCTGCTGGTCGACGACTGCCTGGTAGTAGAATTTAAATCCACAGATCAGATACAGCCGATACATAAAGCACAATTGCTCAACTATTTAAGGCTTAGCGGAAAAAGACTCGGTCTATTGATAAATTTCAACGAACAGAACATAGGAAAGGGAATAACAAGAATAATAAACTAA
- a CDS encoding ABC transporter ATP-binding protein codes for MLKSLLTYIVRSMSVTGVHIKDIFHTPKSSDNEKFKWKDLIFFFRFVKPVWKLGALSIILSILISAIQSIMPMSTKVFIDFVIMKNGFDTVEGFLASFGMGTLAPGIIELLSSLNFVILALIVLGLTSGLSGILKDYLNTKYTQRITFNVQTTLFDRVLRFPMSFFKEKQTGYLVSRVQNDVGSVQYFFSNIISSAVSSSVSLVLGLLIILAISTKITLLVVLLVPVYLIVSVFFSGRMRRVSYDEMESSANVSKDLQEILSGVEVVKSYTSEEREVRKVSEKIDKVIKTRMKSTMISSFSGFIMRGVQSVFLLLVMWFGAIEIQNGAMTIGDYVAFIAYVAFLSGSVGRLFSSYISLQTILASMDRLKEMFSIVPEHENADRQLIVPNDCKGGIKFENVTFSYDDKDAVIKDLNLEVRSGGSVALIGPSGSGKTTIVNLILKLYTPGSGAIYLDGVDLRDIDTEWLRKQIAIVSQDVFLFDDTIENNIRYGMPSASREEVIEAAKKAHIHEFIESLPDSYATIIGERGVKLSGGQRQRIAIARAFLKDARILLLDEPTSALDTETEDSIKGSLRELIDNRTTFVISHKSSLIDITGNMLVVKIGT; via the coding sequence ATGTTGAAGAGCTTATTGACATATATCGTAAGGTCAATGAGCGTGACTGGCGTCCATATTAAAGATATTTTTCATACCCCGAAAAGTTCAGATAATGAGAAGTTCAAATGGAAAGATCTCATATTCTTTTTCCGGTTCGTTAAGCCCGTCTGGAAGCTCGGTGCTTTATCCATCATTTTATCTATCCTCATAAGCGCCATTCAGTCGATAATGCCTATGAGCACTAAGGTGTTCATCGATTTTGTCATAATGAAGAACGGCTTTGACACCGTCGAAGGCTTTCTGGCGTCTTTTGGCATGGGAACGCTTGCTCCGGGCATTATAGAGCTGTTGAGCTCTTTGAATTTTGTCATACTGGCCCTGATAGTCCTTGGCCTGACCTCGGGGCTCTCGGGAATATTGAAGGACTACCTTAATACGAAATATACGCAGCGGATCACGTTTAACGTGCAGACGACGCTGTTTGACCGCGTGCTGAGGTTCCCGATGTCGTTCTTTAAGGAGAAGCAGACTGGATATCTTGTGTCGAGGGTGCAGAATGACGTGGGCTCCGTGCAGTATTTCTTCTCCAATATCATCTCATCTGCCGTCTCAAGCAGTGTGTCGCTTGTGTTGGGCTTATTGATCATACTGGCCATTAGCACTAAGATAACGCTTTTAGTCGTGCTCCTTGTTCCTGTTTACCTGATAGTGAGCGTGTTCTTTTCGGGCAGGATGAGACGGGTCAGCTATGATGAGATGGAATCGTCGGCGAATGTCTCGAAGGATCTCCAGGAGATATTGTCGGGCGTCGAGGTCGTGAAGTCGTATACGAGCGAGGAGAGGGAAGTCAGGAAGGTTTCGGAGAAGATCGATAAGGTCATTAAGACGAGGATGAAGAGCACGATGATCTCATCTTTTTCCGGCTTTATCATGAGAGGCGTTCAGTCGGTGTTCCTTTTACTGGTCATGTGGTTCGGTGCCATAGAGATACAGAATGGCGCGATGACTATCGGGGATTATGTCGCGTTTATCGCTTACGTGGCGTTTCTTTCCGGGTCTGTTGGAAGGCTGTTCTCGTCTTACATTTCGCTACAGACTATACTGGCGTCGATGGACAGGCTGAAAGAAATGTTCAGTATTGTGCCGGAGCATGAAAATGCAGATAGGCAGCTTATTGTCCCGAATGATTGTAAAGGCGGCATCAAGTTTGAGAATGTAACGTTTTCGTATGACGACAAAGATGCTGTTATTAAAGATCTCAACCTGGAAGTAAGATCCGGGGGATCTGTCGCATTGATAGGGCCGAGCGGGTCGGGAAAGACGACAATAGTGAACTTAATCTTAAAACTTTATACTCCGGGATCAGGCGCGATATACCTGGATGGTGTCGATCTTAGAGATATTGATACGGAATGGCTGAGGAAGCAGATCGCAATAGTGTCGCAGGATGTTTTTCTTTTTGACGATACGATAGAGAATAATATCAGGTACGGGATGCCTTCGGCAAGCAGGGAAGAGGTAATTGAGGCCGCGAAGAAGGCGCATATACATGAGTTCATAGAGTCCCTTCCCGATAGCTATGCTACGATCATAGGGGAGAGAGGGGTGAAACTCTCCGGAGGGCAGAGGCAGAGGATAGCGATAGCGAGGGCGTTCCTGAAGGATGCGAGGATACTGCTGCTGGATGAGCCGACGTCTGCACTCGATACGGAGACTGAGGATAGTATTAAAGGGTCCTTAAGGGAACTGATAGATAACAGGACGACATTTGTCATATCGCATAAATCATCGTTGATCGATATTACGGGAAATATGCTTGTAGTTAAAATAGGAACTTAG